A genomic region of Arachis hypogaea cultivar Tifrunner chromosome 5, arahy.Tifrunner.gnm2.J5K5, whole genome shotgun sequence contains the following coding sequences:
- the LOC112800376 gene encoding GATA transcription factor 26-like isoform X1, producing the protein MGKQGPCYHCGVTSTPLWRNGPPEKPVLCNACGSRWRTKGTLANYTPLHARAEADDSEDQRVSRVKIISLHKNKEMKSLKRKQNHDSVVVSGGLTPDYKYNQGFGKAVDEDTSNRSSSGSAISNTESCAQFGGTDASDLTGPAQSVVWEAMVPSKKRTCVGRPKASSVEKLTKDLCTILHEQQSYFSTSSEEELLFESETPMVSVEIGHGSVLIKHPSYVAREEVSEASAVSVDNKQCLVSEAYSDSGPFLVYNDLNGMNFSSYGVDKVENSADQEMQEEQLKSDKSQLERVQILGDHNSPLCSIDLNDVVNYKEFVRNMTNEDQQLLLKFLPMVDTAKLPDSLKVMFNSSQFKENLTYFQQLLGEGVFDISFLGAKPEDCKTLKRLALSNLSKSKWVEHYSYLKRCKTTAAKSVSQGSTGKASSNFANAKRLRDGQNQNSPELKTMMRSPKGMTIKIGSEGNEVVEDGSCYSPKSLFALPPDAASLLQVSSNFVEESSDHDVLVEVPSNSSFPQAELLHPTSSFGAQASTSSSSVYSHFVHN; encoded by the exons ATGGGCAAGCAAGGACCTTGCTATCACTGTGGAGTTACAA GTACACCACTTTGGCGCAATGGGCCACCGGAGAAGCCAGTGCTATGCAATGCGTGTGGATCTCGATGGAGAACAAAGGGAACACTTGCAAATTATACCCCTCTGCATGCTCGGGCAGAAGCTGATGATAGTGAGGATCAAAGGGTTTCCAGGGTAAAGATTATATCATTACATAAGAACAAAGAAATGAAATCTTTAAAACGAAAGCAGAACCATGATAGTGTTGTGGTATCTGGTGGCCTCACCCCTGATTACAAGTACAACCAAGGATTTGGAAAGGCTGTAGATGAAGATACAAGCAATcgttcaagttcaggatcagctaTCTCTAACACAGAGAGTTGTGCTCAATTTGGTGGCACAGATGCTAGTGATTTGACAG GTCCTGCTCAGTCAGTGGTTTGGGAAGCCATGGTGCCTTCCAAAAAGAGGACTTGTGTGGGTCGTCCTAAGGCTTCTTCTGTTGAGAAGCTAACAAAAGACTTATGCACTATACTTCATGAGCAGCAATCTTATTTTTCTACATCTTCTGAAGAGGAACTTCTGTTTGAAAGTGAAACACCTATGGTCTCTGTTGAGATAGGACATGGAAGCGTTCTTATAAAACATCCTAGTTATGTAGCTCGCGAAGAGGTGTCTGAGGCTAGCGCTGTTTCAGTTGATAACAAACAATGCCTAGTGAGTGAAGCATATTCAGATTCTGGTCCCTTTCTTGTGTATAATGATTTGAATGGTATGAACTTCTCATCCTATGGAGTCGACAAGGTTGAGAATTCTGCTGACCAAGAAATGCAGGAGGAGCAACTTAAAAG TGACAAATCTCAGCTTGAGAGAGTACAAATACTTGGAGACCATAATTCCCCATTGTGCTCAATAGATTTAAAT GATGTAGTAAACTACAAGGAGTTTGTGAGAAACATGACAAATGAAGACCAACAGCTATTGCTGAAGTTTCTTCCTATGGTTGATACTGCTAAACTTCCTGATag CCTTAAAGTCATGTTCAATAGCTCTCAATTCAAGGAGAACTTGACTTATTTTCAGCAGCTTCTTGGGGAAGGTGTCTTCGATATCTCTTTCTTAGGGGCAAAACCTGAGGACTGCAAAACTTTGAAAAGGCTTGCATTATCCAATCTGTCAAAGTCAAAATGGGTAGAACATTATAGTTACCTGAAG AGATGTAAAACCACAGCTGCGAAATCTGTTAGTCAGGGATCAACTGGTAAAGCATCATCTAATTTTGCGAATGCGAAGAGATTGCGTGATGGCCAAAATCAAAACTCTCCAG AACTGAAGACCATGATGAGGAGCCCCAAAGGAATGACCATAAAGATTGGCAGTGAGGGAAATGAAGTTGTAGAAGATGGCTCTTGCTATAGTCCAAAAAGCCTGTTTGCTTTGCCCCCTGATGCTGCCTCGCTCTTGCAAGTTTCTTCGAACTTTGTTGAGGAGAGTTCTGATCATGATGTTTTGGTAGAGGTCCCATCTAATAGTTCATTCCCACAGGCAGAACTTCTGCACCCAACATCAAGCTTTGGTGCTCAAGCAAGCACAAGTAGTAGCTCAGTGTACTCACATTTTGTCCATAATTAA
- the LOC112800376 gene encoding GATA transcription factor 26-like isoform X2 — translation MKSLKRKQNHDSVVVSGGLTPDYKYNQGFGKAVDEDTSNRSSSGSAISNTESCAQFGGTDASDLTGPAQSVVWEAMVPSKKRTCVGRPKASSVEKLTKDLCTILHEQQSYFSTSSEEELLFESETPMVSVEIGHGSVLIKHPSYVAREEVSEASAVSVDNKQCLVSEAYSDSGPFLVYNDLNGMNFSSYGVDKVENSADQEMQEEQLKSDKSQLERVQILGDHNSPLCSIDLNDVVNYKEFVRNMTNEDQQLLLKFLPMVDTAKLPDSLKVMFNSSQFKENLTYFQQLLGEGVFDISFLGAKPEDCKTLKRLALSNLSKSKWVEHYSYLKRCKTTAAKSVSQGSTGKASSNFANAKRLRDGQNQNSPELKTMMRSPKGMTIKIGSEGNEVVEDGSCYSPKSLFALPPDAASLLQVSSNFVEESSDHDVLVEVPSNSSFPQAELLHPTSSFGAQASTSSSSVYSHFVHN, via the exons ATGAAATCTTTAAAACGAAAGCAGAACCATGATAGTGTTGTGGTATCTGGTGGCCTCACCCCTGATTACAAGTACAACCAAGGATTTGGAAAGGCTGTAGATGAAGATACAAGCAATcgttcaagttcaggatcagctaTCTCTAACACAGAGAGTTGTGCTCAATTTGGTGGCACAGATGCTAGTGATTTGACAG GTCCTGCTCAGTCAGTGGTTTGGGAAGCCATGGTGCCTTCCAAAAAGAGGACTTGTGTGGGTCGTCCTAAGGCTTCTTCTGTTGAGAAGCTAACAAAAGACTTATGCACTATACTTCATGAGCAGCAATCTTATTTTTCTACATCTTCTGAAGAGGAACTTCTGTTTGAAAGTGAAACACCTATGGTCTCTGTTGAGATAGGACATGGAAGCGTTCTTATAAAACATCCTAGTTATGTAGCTCGCGAAGAGGTGTCTGAGGCTAGCGCTGTTTCAGTTGATAACAAACAATGCCTAGTGAGTGAAGCATATTCAGATTCTGGTCCCTTTCTTGTGTATAATGATTTGAATGGTATGAACTTCTCATCCTATGGAGTCGACAAGGTTGAGAATTCTGCTGACCAAGAAATGCAGGAGGAGCAACTTAAAAG TGACAAATCTCAGCTTGAGAGAGTACAAATACTTGGAGACCATAATTCCCCATTGTGCTCAATAGATTTAAAT GATGTAGTAAACTACAAGGAGTTTGTGAGAAACATGACAAATGAAGACCAACAGCTATTGCTGAAGTTTCTTCCTATGGTTGATACTGCTAAACTTCCTGATag CCTTAAAGTCATGTTCAATAGCTCTCAATTCAAGGAGAACTTGACTTATTTTCAGCAGCTTCTTGGGGAAGGTGTCTTCGATATCTCTTTCTTAGGGGCAAAACCTGAGGACTGCAAAACTTTGAAAAGGCTTGCATTATCCAATCTGTCAAAGTCAAAATGGGTAGAACATTATAGTTACCTGAAG AGATGTAAAACCACAGCTGCGAAATCTGTTAGTCAGGGATCAACTGGTAAAGCATCATCTAATTTTGCGAATGCGAAGAGATTGCGTGATGGCCAAAATCAAAACTCTCCAG AACTGAAGACCATGATGAGGAGCCCCAAAGGAATGACCATAAAGATTGGCAGTGAGGGAAATGAAGTTGTAGAAGATGGCTCTTGCTATAGTCCAAAAAGCCTGTTTGCTTTGCCCCCTGATGCTGCCTCGCTCTTGCAAGTTTCTTCGAACTTTGTTGAGGAGAGTTCTGATCATGATGTTTTGGTAGAGGTCCCATCTAATAGTTCATTCCCACAGGCAGAACTTCTGCACCCAACATCAAGCTTTGGTGCTCAAGCAAGCACAAGTAGTAGCTCAGTGTACTCACATTTTGTCCATAATTAA
- the LOC112800377 gene encoding histone-lysine N-methyltransferase, H3 lysine-9 specific SUVH6-like has product MAASVSNGFEKSLRENGDCKFHAPSEYKRRKVSAVRDFPEGCGPFAPRIEAVLKCEDNSQHPELHAKTLVQTTDCSLNKENPVVSSDQVDRPPLVNDEPAKMLLADMEALADTESGRAVKLSSPVGEVAGSSAWTENMLTRSYFPRRKVSAIRDFPALCGRNAPSLLNENRGVEQKATVNDDLLKKVAATEMKEAENNAQDDSCKRKLVDIVLADSEGNATENVNKQDVCEPPIGINKQHKNPREMKIELPTEIDHHQAEINSREAENEDAIPVEKTLGMEIIVYPEVRALEAKPLRAVSNRKVVLGLKSGSECFLRSNNGPSKFKGIDGAKESKGKKDDVLVRLGRTKTATRTKDGIHNSRLKPLKKKKENAASHDRGQLEILDKDCVDPNQNGADFQTVTKPCSFNVNVPPFGHSKLSDNENDSNVTRHKVRETLRLFQAVSRKLLQELEAKNERGRVDLLAAKVLKEKGKYVNEGKQILGSVPGIEVGDEFQYRIELNIVGLHRQIQGGIDYVKHSGKILATSIVASGGYADDLDNSDVLIYTGQGGNVMNSDKQPEDQKLERGNLALKNSNDEQNPVRVIRGADSADGKSKTYVYDGLYLVESCWQDMGPHGKLVYKFRLRRISGQPELPLKELKKSKKFKMREGLCVNDISYGKERIPVCAVNVRDDEKPPPFKYITSMIYPDCDLIPAEGCGCINGCSELRCSCVAKNGGEIPYNHNGAIVEAKPLVFECGPSCKCPPTCYNRVSQHGIKFQLEIFKTSTRGWGVRSLNSIPSGSFICEYIGELLEDKEAEQRTGNDEYLFDIGNNYTNNTLWDGLSNLMPDAQSSSGGVLMDGCGFTIDAAQYGNVGRFINHSCSPNLYAQNVLYDHHDKRMPHIMFFAAENIPPLQELAYDYNYMIDQVHDSDGNIKRKDCYCGSVQCTGRMY; this is encoded by the exons ATGGCTGCATCTGTAAGTAATGGTTTTGAGAAGTCCTTGAGGGAAAATGGGGATTGCAAATTTCATGCCCCATCTGAGTATAAGCGACGTAAAGTTTCTGCCGTTCGTGATTTCCCTGAAGGATGTGGACCGTTTGCTCCAAGGATTGAAGCAGTTTTAAAG TGTGAGGACAATAGCCAGCATCCTGAGTTACATGCCAAAACTCTTGTCCAAACTACTGATTGCAGTTTGAATAAGGAAAATCCAGTCGTCTCATCTGATCAAGTGGATAGGCCTCCTCTGGTAAATGACGAACCTGCAAAAATGTTGCTGGCAGACATGGAAGCTTTGGCAGATACAGAATCTGGAAGAGCTGTGAAGTTGTCTTCTCCAGTTGGTGAGGTGGCTGGTTCCAGTGCTTGGACGGAGAATATGCTAACTAGAAGCTATTTTCCTCGAAGGAAAGTTTCAGCTATTAGAGACTTTCCTGCTTTATGTGGACGCAATGCTCCATCTTTGCTGAATGAAAATAGAGGGGTTGAACAGAAGGCGACTGTAAATGATGACCTCTTGAAAAAAGTAGCTGCCACTGAAATGAAGGAAGCTGAAAATAATGCTCAAGATGATTCTTGCAAGAGAAAGCTTGTGGACATAGTTTTAGCTGATTCTGAAGGGAATGCTACAGAGAATGTGAACAAGCAGGATGTATGTGAACCACCTATTGGGATAAATAAGCAACACAAAAACCCCAGAGAAATGAAAATTGAACTTCCTACAGAGATTGATCATCATCAGGCTGAAATAAATTCTAGGGAAGCAGAAAATGAGGATGCTATACCAGTTGAGAAGACATTAGGAATGGAAATTATAGTGTACCCTGAAGTCCGGGCTCTTGAGGCAAAGCCTTTGCGGGCTGTATCAAACAGGAAAGTAGTGCTAGGGTTGAAGTCTGGGTCAGAATGTTTTCTGAGGTCTAATAATGGTCCCTCCAAATTTAAAGGGATTGATGGTGCAAAGgaaagcaaaggaaagaaagaTGATGTCTTGGTACGGCTTGGCAGGACTAAGACTGCTACCAGGACTAAAGATGGCATACATAATTCTAGGTTGAAGCCtctgaagaagaaaaaggaaaatgctGCTTCCCATGACAGAGGTCAGTTAGAAATTTTGGACAAGGATTGTGTTGATCCTAATCAAAATGGTGCGGACTTTCAAACTGTCACAAAACCATGTAGTTTCAATGTCAATGTTCCTCCTTTTGGTCATAGTAAGTTGAGTGATaatgagaatgactcaaatgttACTCGACATAAAGTGCGGGAAACACTACGACTTTTTCAAGCTGTTTCTAGAAAGCTTTTGCAGGAACTAGAAGCAAAGAATGAGCGGGGAAGGGTTGACTTACTAGCAGCGAAGGTCCTTAAGGAGAAGGGGAAATATGTTAATGAAGGTAAGCAGATCTTGGGATCTGTACCTGGGATTGAAGTTGGTGATGAATTTCAGTATAGAATTGAGCTTAATATAGTTGGCCTTCATCGGCAAATTCAGGGCGGTATAGATTATGTGAAGCACAGTGGTAAGATTCTTGCAACAAGTATTGTTGCATCGGGAGGCTATGCTGATGATTTGGATAATTCAGATGTATTGATATATACAGGACAAGGTGGTAATGTGATGAACTCTGACAAACAACCTGAAGATCAAAAGCTTGAACGGGGAAATCTTGCTTTGAAGAATAGTAATGACGAACAGAACCCTGTTAGGGTGATACGTGGTGCTGATTCAGCAGATGGAAAGTCCAAGACGTATGTTTATGATGGACTGTACCTGGTTGAGTCATGTTGGCAGGATATGGGGCCACATGGGAAGCTGGTATATAAGTTTCGGTTGCGAAGAATCTCTGGTCAACCAGAGCTTCCTTTGAAGGAATTGAAGAAATCTAAGAAGTTCAAAATGAGAGAAGGTCTATGTGTTAATGATATTTCTTATGGGAAAGAGCGAATTCCAGTGTGTGCTGTGAATGTCAGAGATGATGAAAAACCCCCACCTTTTAAATACATAACCAGCATGATTTATCCTGATTGTGATCTCATTCCTGCAGAAGGATGTGGTTGCATTAATGGTTGTTCTGAGTTGAGATGTTCTTGTGTAGCCAAGAATGGTGGTGAAATCCCATACAATCACAATGGGGCTATTGTAGAAGCAAAGCCTCTAGTTTTTGAGTGTGGACCTTCTTGCAAGTGCCCTCCAACTTGCTATAACAGAGTCAGTCAACATGGCATAAAATTTCAACTTGAAATTTTCAAAACCAGTACAAGGGGATGGGGAGTGAGATCCCTAAATTCCATCCCTTCAGGTAGTTTTATATGTGAATATATAGGAGAGCTTCTCGAAGATAAGGAAGCAGAACAAAGAACTGGTAATGATGAGTATCTGTTCGATATTGGAAATAACTATACAAACAATACTCTTTGGGACGGACTTTCGAACCTTATGCCTGATGCACAGTCAAGTTCTGGTGGAGTTTTGATGGATGGTTGTGGCTTCACCATTGATGCTGCACAGTATGGTAATGTGGGGAGATTCATCAACCACAGTTGTTCTCCAAATCTGTATGCTCAAAATGTGCTGTATGACCATCATGACAAAAGGATGCCTCACATCATGTTCTTTGCTGCTGAGAACATTCCTCCTCTGCAAGAGCTGGCTTATGACTACAACTACATGATCGACCAGGTCCACGACTCCGATGGCAACATCAAACGGAAAGATTGCTACTGCGGTTCTGTGCAATGTACAGGTAGGATGTACTGA
- the LOC112800378 gene encoding expansin-like B1, producing the protein MELKYHQFGLVCVIMLLPVMCTSQDSFTCSRATYYGSPECTANPTGACGFGEYGTAINDGSVAGVSWLWRNGSGCGACYQVRCKIAEYCDDYGAYVVVTDFGVGDRTDFIMSPRAYSRLAKNEDASAELFKYGVVDVEYKRVPCRYGGYNIIVKVNERSYNPHYLAIVTLYVGGTQDITAVQFWQEDCKEWRPMRRAFGTVFDVENPPRGDIKLRFQVTGSAGVYWVESKTFITSDWKAGASYDTQIQLE; encoded by the exons ATGGAACTTAAGTACCACCAATTTGGCCTTGTTTGTGTCATAATGCTCTTACCTGTAATGTGTACCTCTCAAGACTCATTTACGTGCTCCAGAGCAACCTATTATGGCAGCCCTGAATGCACTGCCAACCCAA CGGGAGCTTGTGGCTTTGGCGAATATGGAACGGCGATCAACGATGGCAGCGTGGCAGGCGTGTCTTGGCTATGGCGGAATGGATCTGGCTGTGGTGCATGCTATCAA GTTAGGTGCAAAATAGCAGAATACTGCGATGACTATGGAGCATATGTAGTGGTAACAGACTTCGGCGTGGGAGACAGAACCGACTTCATTATGAGTCCACGTGCTTATTCAAGATTGGCCAAGAACGAAGATGCATCTGCAGAGCTTTTCAAATACGGTGTGGTGGACGTAGAATACAAGAGGGTACCATGTAGATACGGTGGCTATAACATCATAGTCAAGGTGAATGAGCGCAGCTACAACCCACACTACTTAGCCATTGTAACTCTCTATGTTGGTGGAACACAAGACATAACTGCCGTTCAGTTCTGGCAG GAAGATTGCAAAGAATGGAGGCCAATGCGAAGGGCGTTTGGGACAGTGTTTGATGTTGAGAACCCACCAAGGGGTGACATAAAGTTAAGGTTCCAAGTGACTGGCAGTGCAGGGGTTTATTGGGTAGAGTCCAAGACCTTTATCACCAGTGATTGGAAGGCTGGAGCATCTTATGATACTCAAATCCAGcttgaatag